ATCCGGTTGGCCTGCACGCACGGCCTCTTCTCCGGCGACGCGCTGCGGCGACTCAGCGACCAGTCCGGCGTACTGGAGATCGTCTGCACCAACACGGTGCCCATCCCGACCGCCAAGCGGGTCCCCAAACTCCAGGTCCTCTCGGTGGCCCCGGCCCTGGCCGAGGCGATGCGCCGGATCCACAACGGCGAATCCGTCTCCGCGCTCTTCGCCTGAGCCCGCAGGGCGGGCGTCAGTGCGCGGTGCGGTTGCCGATGGTGAGGGTTGAGGTGATGCGGACGGTGGTGCCGGCGGTGCCGGTGGCCACCTCCATGGCGTCGGTCAGCTCGCGGGCCAGCCAGAGGCCCCAGCCGCCGGCGGTGTCCGGGGCCGGCCGTCGGCGGTCGCCCAGCCGCTGCGCACTGATCCCGTGCCCGTGGTCGGCAACCTCGCAGACCAGCGTCCCCGGCTCCTGCCAGAGCCGCAGCCACCCTCGCCCGCCACCGTGCCGCACGGCGTTGGTGATCAGCTCGTTGACCGCCAGTACGAAGTCGTCGAGCCGCTGGCCGATCAACCCGCAGGCGTGCGCGCAGGAGGTGACCGAGTGTCGGATCTCGGTCACCTGGGCCTGGTCGAAGGCCTTGGCGATCAGGAGCGCAGGTTCGATGGGCACAACCGTACGCGGTGCGTGCGGATCTGCGTTCGTCATGGCCCGTCCCGGCGGCGGATCTCGGAGAATTTCGCGGCTTTTCCACCGTACGTCAGGGTTTCCCGAACCGCACTCGCTGCCGGCCGCCCCGCTGGTCGGACTGTGGCATCCTGACCGCCATGCCGTCGCCATCGGGTGGATTCGAGGTGCCGCTCTGGCGGGCGCTCGCGGTGTTCCGGTTCGCGTCCCTGGCGTACGTCTGCGTGCTCGCGGTACGCGACGCCGACCGGTACGCCCACCCGCTCGTCGTCGTGGCCATGGTCCTGGTGATGATCGCCTGGACGGTGGCGACCGCGATCGGCTACGCCCGCCCGGCCTGGCGGCGCTGGCCGCTGCTGCTGGCCGACCTCGCGGTGGTGATGGCCATCGTGCTGGCGACCCCGTGGGTCGTCGGCCGGGCGGCGCTCGCCACCGGCGTGCCCACCATGGGGGTGGCCTGGATGGCGGGCCCGGTCCTGGCCTGGGCCGTCTCCGGTGGCCGGCGGCGGGGCACCGTGGCCGCGCTGCTGGTCGCCGGCGCGGACCTGGCCACCCGGGAACGGATCGGCCAGTCCTCGTTCACCGGGGTGATCCTGATGCTGCTCGCCGGAGTGGTGGTCGGGCACGTCGCCCGGCTCGCGGCGACCGCCGAGGAGCGGCTGCAACGCGCGGTGGAGCTGGAGGCGGCCACCCGGGAGCGGGAGCGGCTGGCCCGGGGCATCCATGACTCGGTTCTCCAGGTGCTGGCACTCGTGCAGCGGCGCGGCGCCGACCTGCCCGGCGAGGCCGGCGAGCTGGCCCGCCTGGCCGGCGAGCAGGAGGCCGCGCTGCGCGCACTGATCGCTGGCGCCACCCCGGCCGGCGCCACCGCCCCGGACGCCGCCGGCACGGTGGATCTTCGGACGCTGCTCGGCCGGTACGCCTCACCTGCGGTGTCGCTCTCCGCGCCGGCCACCCCGGTGCCGCTGCCCCGGCAGGTGGCCGGGGAGTTGGCCGCCGCGACAGGCGCGGCGCTGGACAACGTGGGGCGGCACGCCGACGGGCGGGCCTGGGTGCTGATCGAGGACGAGGGGGCGACCGTGACCGTGTCCATCCGTGACGAGGGGCCGGGCATCCCGGACGGCCGGCTGACCGAGGCGGCCGCCCAGGGGCGGCTCGGCGTGACGCAGTCGATCCGGGGCCGGATGGTGGACCTCGGCGGAACGGTCCGGATCGTGTCGGCCCCCGAGGCCGGCACCGAGATCGAGCTGACCGTGCCGAGGGCGGAGCAGTGAGCCAGGTGCGGGTGATGGTGGTCGACGACCATCCGATGTGGCGCGAGGGAGTGGCCCGTGACCTGACCGAGGCCGGTTTCCTGGTGGTGGCCACCAGCGGCGAGGGGCGGCAGGCGATCCGGGTGGCCCCCGCCGCCCGGCCGGACGTGGTCGTCCTCGACCTGCAACTACCCGATGTCTCCGGCGTCGAGGTGGTCCGCGGGCTGCGCGTGGCGCTGCCCGACGTGCGGGTGCTGATGCTCAGCGCCAGTGGCGAGCAGCAGAGCGTGCTGGACGCGGTCAAGGCGGGGGCCACCGGGTACCTGGTGAAGTCGACGGCGCCGGCCGAGTTCCTCGACGCGGTGCGCCGCACGGCGGCCGGCGATCCGGTGTTCACCCCCGGCCTGGCCGGACTGGTCCTCGGTGAGTACCGCCGGTTGGCCGCCGGGCCGGCGTCGGACGCCGGGTCGGCCGGCGGCGCGGAGCCCGGGGCGCCGCGTCTCACCGACCGGGAGACGGAGGTGCTGCGCCTGGTGGCCAAGGGGGTGTCGTACAAGCAGATCGCGCAGCGGCTCGGGCTGTCGCACCGCACCGTGCAGAACCACGTGCAGAACACGCTGGGCAAGCTGCAACTGCACAACCGGGTCGAGCTGACCCGGTACGCCATCGAACGGGGCCTGGACGACTGAACCCGGTCAGACCGAGCGCGGCGGCTCCGTCTCGTGGATGGCCAGCTCCTCGGCGCTCGCCCCGCCGCCCGCCGAACCGGCGTCGTACGCCACGGAGTCGGTCTCCTGGTCGGTGTGCGCCCCCTCGTCCGGTTCCACCAGCCGGCCCACAGTGGCGTCGGCCACCGTGCCGAGCTGGCCGTGGTCGTAGAGGGAGACCGGCGACTTCGGGTCGGACGTGGGGCCGGGATCCATCACGTCGGCGTCCAGTTGGGCCTCCGCCGCGGCTTCCAGGTTGTCCGCCTCGAAAGCGATCTTCGGATCGATCGTGCCGGCCAGCGGATCGTCCACCGGGCGTTCGAAGCTCTCCCGCTGGAGCTTGTAGTCCAACGACTCACCGTCGAGCTGTTCCTCGGCGGTGGTCCCGAACCGGTCCACCGCCACCGGCGTCCGGTCGCCGGGCAGCTGGGCCGGGTCCGGCCCGTCCGCCTCGCGCCCGGTGAGCACGTCGTCGTTGGCCGTCGAGTCGTCGTC
Above is a window of Micromonospora coriariae DNA encoding:
- the macS gene encoding MacS family sensor histidine kinase, giving the protein MPSPSGGFEVPLWRALAVFRFASLAYVCVLAVRDADRYAHPLVVVAMVLVMIAWTVATAIGYARPAWRRWPLLLADLAVVMAIVLATPWVVGRAALATGVPTMGVAWMAGPVLAWAVSGGRRRGTVAALLVAGADLATRERIGQSSFTGVILMLLAGVVVGHVARLAATAEERLQRAVELEAATRERERLARGIHDSVLQVLALVQRRGADLPGEAGELARLAGEQEAALRALIAGATPAGATAPDAAGTVDLRTLLGRYASPAVSLSAPATPVPLPRQVAGELAAATGAALDNVGRHADGRAWVLIEDEGATVTVSIRDEGPGIPDGRLTEAAAQGRLGVTQSIRGRMVDLGGTVRIVSAPEAGTEIELTVPRAEQ
- a CDS encoding ATP-binding protein, whose protein sequence is MTNADPHAPRTVVPIEPALLIAKAFDQAQVTEIRHSVTSCAHACGLIGQRLDDFVLAVNELITNAVRHGGGRGWLRLWQEPGTLVCEVADHGHGISAQRLGDRRRPAPDTAGGWGLWLARELTDAMEVATGTAGTTVRITSTLTIGNRTAH
- a CDS encoding response regulator, with protein sequence MVVDDHPMWREGVARDLTEAGFLVVATSGEGRQAIRVAPAARPDVVVLDLQLPDVSGVEVVRGLRVALPDVRVLMLSASGEQQSVLDAVKAGATGYLVKSTAPAEFLDAVRRTAAGDPVFTPGLAGLVLGEYRRLAAGPASDAGSAGGAEPGAPRLTDRETEVLRLVAKGVSYKQIAQRLGLSHRTVQNHVQNTLGKLQLHNRVELTRYAIERGLDD
- a CDS encoding DUF5709 domain-containing protein, with protein sequence MRDNEYPTPVSDTEADGLPGTADDDSTANDDVLTGREADGPDPAQLPGDRTPVAVDRFGTTAEEQLDGESLDYKLQRESFERPVDDPLAGTIDPKIAFEADNLEAAAEAQLDADVMDPGPTSDPKSPVSLYDHGQLGTVADATVGRLVEPDEGAHTDQETDSVAYDAGSAGGGASAEELAIHETEPPRSV